In Amycolatopsis methanolica 239, a single genomic region encodes these proteins:
- a CDS encoding patatin-like phospholipase family protein, which yields MTGVGLCLSGGGYRAMLFHLGALWRINELGQLPELTRISSVSGGSITAGALAAAWPRLEFTGGVAANFTDEVVRPVRALAGRTLDVPVILRGLVTPGHSTGEALAAAYRKHLFGDLLLPDLPAHGPHFVFTATDLQDGDQWWFYRERQQDPPVQLATAVAASSAFPPFLSPVVLTTPVPGEDRRIELSDAGVFDNLGLDPVIGHCDTVLVSDAGKRMDKLRSVSRNWPGQLLRTLDIMDNQVRALRTSSLIKSYVDGAFAGAYWGSYSDIDNFELDDALPAPLSRTRALAESPTRLRRTPAVVQERLINWGYAICDAGMRRWVDPKAKPPADFPYPAAGI from the coding sequence ATGACTGGGGTCGGGCTCTGCCTGTCCGGTGGCGGCTACCGCGCGATGCTGTTCCACCTGGGCGCGTTGTGGCGCATCAACGAACTGGGCCAGCTGCCCGAACTGACGCGGATCTCCAGCGTCTCCGGCGGCTCGATCACCGCCGGCGCGCTCGCCGCCGCGTGGCCGCGGCTGGAGTTCACCGGCGGGGTGGCGGCGAACTTCACCGACGAGGTCGTGCGGCCGGTCCGCGCGCTCGCCGGCCGGACCCTCGACGTGCCGGTGATCCTGCGCGGGTTGGTGACACCCGGCCACAGCACCGGGGAAGCCCTCGCGGCGGCGTACCGGAAGCACCTGTTCGGCGACCTCCTGCTGCCGGATCTGCCCGCGCACGGCCCGCACTTCGTGTTCACGGCGACCGACCTGCAGGACGGCGACCAGTGGTGGTTCTACCGGGAACGGCAGCAGGACCCGCCCGTGCAGCTCGCGACTGCGGTCGCAGCGTCGTCGGCGTTCCCGCCGTTCCTGTCGCCGGTCGTGCTGACCACGCCGGTGCCGGGCGAGGACCGGCGCATCGAGCTGAGCGACGCGGGCGTGTTCGACAACCTCGGGCTGGACCCGGTGATCGGGCACTGCGACACGGTGCTCGTCAGCGACGCCGGCAAGCGCATGGACAAGCTGCGGTCGGTGTCCCGGAACTGGCCGGGTCAGCTGCTGCGCACGCTCGACATCATGGACAACCAGGTCCGCGCGCTGCGCACGTCCTCGCTGATCAAGTCCTATGTGGATGGCGCCTTCGCGGGCGCCTACTGGGGCAGCTACAGCGACATCGACAACTTCGAGCTCGACGACGCGCTCCCCGCGCCGCTCAGCCGGACCCGCGCGCTCGCCGAGTCACCCACCCGGCTGCGGCGCACCCCGGCCGTCGTGCAGGAGCGGCTGATCAACTGGGGCTACGCCATCTGCGACGCCGGGATGCGCCGGTGGGTCGACCCGAAGGCCAAGCCACCGGCCGACTTCCCATACCCAGCCGCGGGTATCTAG
- a CDS encoding ArsR/SmtB family transcription factor — MYNHVVVSHLDDAEIDRIFHALADATRRDIVTRVLRQEESISQLARRYDMSFAAVQKHVAVLARASLVVKQRSGREQLVHGNPEVLHKAARLLDEYEQIWRHRADAIGDILSEEDE; from the coding sequence ATGTACAACCATGTGGTTGTAAGTCATCTCGACGACGCGGAGATCGATCGCATCTTCCACGCACTCGCGGACGCCACCCGGCGCGACATCGTCACCAGGGTGCTCCGCCAGGAGGAGTCGATCTCGCAGCTCGCCCGCAGGTACGACATGAGTTTCGCCGCCGTGCAGAAGCACGTCGCGGTGCTCGCGCGGGCGTCGCTGGTCGTCAAACAGCGGAGCGGGAGGGAGCAGCTCGTGCACGGCAATCCCGAGGTCCTGCACAAGGCGGCCCGCCTGCTCGACGAATACGAACAGATCTGGCGCCACCGTGCCGACGCGATCGGCGACATCCTGTCCGAGGAGGACGAATGA
- a CDS encoding PPOX class F420-dependent oxidoreductase, which produces MIFTERERAYLAGQRLGRMGTVDANGRPQVRPLGFRLNDDGTIDIGGPDLSKSQKWRNLERNPEVSFVVDDITPDEPGAVKPGWGRGVEVRGTAELLTGVEPPSFGRGFFSDELIRIHPRVVHAWHLDPDQLTRRAQVSA; this is translated from the coding sequence ATGATCTTCACCGAACGCGAGCGCGCGTACCTGGCCGGCCAGCGGCTCGGCCGCATGGGCACCGTCGACGCCAACGGGCGCCCGCAGGTCCGGCCGCTGGGCTTCCGGCTCAACGACGACGGCACGATCGACATCGGCGGCCCCGACCTCAGCAAGAGCCAGAAGTGGCGCAACCTCGAACGCAACCCCGAGGTGTCGTTCGTCGTCGACGACATCACCCCGGACGAGCCGGGCGCCGTCAAACCCGGCTGGGGACGGGGCGTCGAGGTCCGCGGCACGGCCGAACTTCTCACCGGCGTCGAGCCGCCGTCGTTCGGGCGCGGCTTCTTCAGCGACGAGCTGATCCGGATCCACCCGCGCGTCGTGCACGCCTGGCACCTGGACCCGGACCAGCTGACGCGGCGGGCTCAGGTCAGCGCCTGA
- a CDS encoding DUF3662 and FHA domain-containing protein produces MGRVERFDRRLESLVGNTFARMFGGNVVTQEVAQALEREGEDNVRELAGGRLLAPNHYIVSLGPTDYDRMAGDELRVTRVLTEAVKEHLAEHGWDTYGDVVVSLERNDALHTGQFKTRSSVDPDVSARNVAGAGRSARPSNAGDPAMSQPPGYGQGQYDQGDPYGQQGQYGYGQQGQPGYDQGGYGQPGYDQGYGQQPGYDQGGYGGGQPGYDQGGGYGGQPGYDQGYGQQPGYDQGYGQPQGGYDQGYGQQPGYDQGYGQPQGGYDQGYGQQPGYGTPPGGYGPPQGAPDPYAQQGYAPPPAAPGAGRQVQAVLQLDDGSNRNYTLKQGGNVIGRGQDADFRLPDTGVSRRHLEITWDGQSATLADIGSTNGTTVNGTPVQTWQLADGDVIRVGHSSLVFRTQG; encoded by the coding sequence GTGGGTCGGGTTGAACGCTTCGATCGACGCCTGGAATCCCTGGTGGGAAACACCTTCGCACGCATGTTCGGCGGCAACGTCGTCACGCAAGAGGTGGCGCAGGCCCTGGAACGCGAAGGCGAGGACAACGTTCGTGAGCTGGCCGGTGGCAGGCTGCTCGCCCCCAACCACTACATCGTGTCGCTGGGGCCGACTGACTACGACCGGATGGCCGGCGATGAGTTGCGCGTCACCCGGGTGCTCACGGAAGCCGTCAAGGAGCACCTCGCCGAACACGGTTGGGACACCTATGGTGACGTCGTAGTTTCGCTCGAGCGCAACGACGCGCTGCATACTGGACAATTCAAGACCCGTTCATCCGTCGACCCCGACGTCAGCGCGCGTAACGTCGCGGGTGCAGGACGGTCAGCACGACCCAGCAACGCAGGAGACCCAGCAATGAGCCAGCCCCCCGGCTACGGCCAAGGCCAATACGACCAGGGTGACCCGTACGGCCAGCAGGGCCAGTACGGCTACGGACAGCAGGGACAGCCCGGTTATGACCAGGGTGGCTATGGCCAGCCGGGTTACGACCAGGGTTACGGCCAGCAGCCCGGGTACGACCAGGGCGGCTACGGCGGTGGCCAGCCCGGGTACGACCAGGGCGGCGGCTACGGTGGCCAGCCGGGTTACGACCAGGGCTACGGCCAGCAGCCCGGCTACGACCAGGGCTACGGCCAGCCGCAGGGCGGGTACGACCAGGGCTACGGCCAGCAGCCCGGCTACGACCAGGGCTACGGCCAGCCGCAGGGTGGCTACGACCAGGGCTACGGGCAGCAGCCCGGCTACGGCACCCCGCCCGGTGGCTACGGGCCGCCGCAGGGCGCTCCGGACCCGTACGCGCAGCAGGGCTACGCTCCGCCGCCCGCCGCGCCGGGCGCGGGCCGCCAGGTGCAGGCCGTCCTGCAGCTCGACGACGGCTCGAACCGGAACTACACCCTCAAGCAGGGCGGCAACGTCATCGGCCGCGGCCAGGACGCCGACTTCCGCCTGCCGGACACCGGTGTCTCCCGCCGCCACCTGGAGATCACCTGGGACGGCCAGAGCGCGACGCTCGCCGACATCGGCTCCACGAACGGCACCACGGTCAACGGCACCCCGGTGCAGACGTGGCAGCTCGCGGACGGTGACGTGATCCGGGTCGGCCACTCCTCGCTGGTGTTCCGCACGCAGGGCTGA
- a CDS encoding serine/threonine dehydratase: MTSTVVPDVTAAAERIRPYVRHTPVLRAEVDGRPLVLKLEHLQRTGSFKLRGALNALLAGERPEQVVTASGGNHGIGVATAAAILGLPATVFVPDGVPASKARRIEAAGARLVRAGTRYSDAAAAAREDAQAPGTRYVEAYNDPVVVAGQGTVAAEIVADAPEVDAIAVAVGGGGLAAGVALGSGGRLTVAVEPERCSCLHQALAAGHPVEAEVDSVAASALGATRVGEVPFEVLSGPGVRSLVVGEAEILAARDRLWDEFRLAVEPAAAVPFAAWLAGAVPGEAPCVLLCGANADWTP; the protein is encoded by the coding sequence ATGACAAGCACGGTCGTCCCCGACGTCACCGCCGCCGCGGAGCGCATCCGCCCGTACGTCCGCCACACCCCGGTGCTGCGTGCCGAGGTCGACGGCCGCCCGCTCGTGCTGAAGCTCGAGCACCTGCAGCGCACCGGCTCGTTCAAGCTGCGCGGCGCGCTGAACGCCCTGCTCGCCGGGGAGCGGCCGGAGCAGGTCGTCACGGCGTCCGGCGGCAACCACGGCATCGGCGTCGCGACGGCCGCGGCGATCCTCGGCCTGCCCGCGACCGTGTTCGTACCGGACGGTGTGCCGGCTAGCAAGGCGCGCCGGATCGAGGCGGCCGGCGCCCGGCTGGTGCGGGCGGGCACGCGGTACTCCGACGCGGCGGCGGCCGCCCGCGAAGACGCACAGGCGCCGGGCACGCGGTACGTCGAGGCCTACAACGACCCGGTGGTGGTCGCCGGCCAGGGCACAGTGGCGGCGGAGATCGTCGCCGACGCGCCCGAGGTGGACGCGATCGCGGTGGCCGTCGGCGGTGGCGGCCTCGCGGCCGGGGTGGCACTCGGCTCCGGCGGGCGGCTGACGGTCGCGGTCGAGCCGGAGCGGTGCTCCTGCCTGCACCAGGCGCTCGCGGCTGGGCACCCGGTGGAGGCGGAGGTGGACTCGGTCGCCGCGTCGGCGCTGGGCGCGACCCGCGTCGGGGAGGTCCCGTTCGAGGTGCTGTCCGGGCCGGGCGTGCGGTCGCTGGTCGTCGGCGAGGCGGAGATCCTGGCGGCGCGGGACCGGCTGTGGGACGAGTTCCGGCTGGCCGTCGAACCGGCGGCCGCGGTGCCGTTCGCCGCGTGGCTGGCCGGCGCGGTGCCCGGTGAAGCGCCGTGCGTCCTGCTCTGCGGCGCCAACGCGGACTGGACGCCGTGA
- a CDS encoding SRPBCC family protein, with the protein MTVISSHKDTEALTLTIVAEYDAAPERVWRVWEDPRKLERWWGPPTWPATFEQHDFKAGGRSSYFMTGPDGTKSNGWWEITAIEAPRRLEFDDGFADDKGERNTEMPVIHCAVTLEANGSGTRMTTVNSFESLEQLEKLIEMGMEEGMKLAEGQIDALLAED; encoded by the coding sequence ATGACGGTCATCAGCTCGCACAAGGACACCGAGGCCCTCACCCTCACGATCGTCGCGGAGTACGACGCCGCGCCGGAGCGGGTCTGGCGCGTGTGGGAGGACCCGCGCAAGCTCGAGCGGTGGTGGGGCCCGCCGACCTGGCCCGCCACCTTCGAGCAGCACGATTTCAAGGCCGGTGGCCGCTCCAGCTACTTCATGACCGGCCCGGACGGCACGAAATCCAACGGCTGGTGGGAGATCACCGCGATCGAGGCCCCGCGCCGGCTGGAGTTCGACGACGGTTTCGCCGACGACAAGGGCGAGCGGAACACCGAGATGCCGGTCATCCACTGCGCGGTCACGCTGGAGGCGAACGGCAGCGGCACCCGGATGACCACCGTGAACTCCTTCGAAAGCCTGGAGCAGCTGGAAAAGCTGATCGAAATGGGCATGGAGGAAGGTATGAAGCTCGCCGAGGGCCAGATCGACGCCCTGCTGGCCGAGGACTAG
- a CDS encoding macrolide family glycosyltransferase has translation MEVKEMRVPARREPVRVAPDMSKHIAMVGVPAVSHVLPGLEVIRELAARGHRVTYANDPAVAHLIEPTGAELVPCTSTLPVADNAWPADPIAAMDLFLDDAIQALPQLRAVYDADPADLYLYDIGAYGARALAESQGRPFVQLSPTFVAWKGYEDEVAAQLWALPGADAHRAKFAEWLASCGATTLDSDAFSGRSPRALALIPRAMQPNADRVDDSVTFVGPCLGDRASLGGWTRPADAGKVLLVSLGSAYTRQAAFYRECLAAFGNLPGWHVVLQIGKYVDPAELGEVPANVEVRSWVPQPAILAQADAFVTHAGMGSSAEGLHAGVPMIAVPQAAEQFMNADRLVELGVARRIDTADATAESLRSTLLELVADPDVARTSAGLRDETRAEGGSTRAADLVEELLP, from the coding sequence CTGGAGGTCAAGGAAATGCGGGTGCCCGCCCGGCGCGAGCCCGTTAGGGTCGCGCCTGACATGAGTAAGCACATCGCCATGGTCGGGGTCCCGGCCGTCAGCCACGTTCTGCCCGGCCTCGAAGTGATCCGCGAGCTGGCCGCGCGCGGCCACCGCGTCACCTACGCCAACGACCCGGCCGTCGCCCACCTGATCGAACCGACCGGCGCCGAACTGGTGCCGTGCACCTCGACGCTGCCGGTGGCCGACAACGCCTGGCCCGCCGACCCGATCGCCGCGATGGACCTGTTCCTCGACGACGCGATCCAGGCGCTCCCGCAGCTGCGCGCCGTCTACGACGCGGACCCGGCGGACCTCTACCTCTACGACATCGGCGCGTACGGCGCGCGTGCCCTCGCCGAGTCGCAGGGGCGCCCGTTCGTGCAGTTGTCGCCGACCTTCGTGGCCTGGAAGGGCTACGAGGATGAGGTCGCCGCGCAGTTGTGGGCGCTGCCCGGCGCCGACGCGCACCGGGCGAAGTTCGCCGAATGGCTCGCGTCGTGCGGGGCGACCACTTTGGACAGCGACGCGTTCTCCGGCCGGTCGCCGCGCGCGCTGGCGTTGATCCCCCGCGCGATGCAGCCGAACGCCGACCGGGTCGATGACAGCGTGACGTTCGTGGGCCCGTGCCTCGGCGACCGTGCGTCCTTGGGCGGGTGGACGCGGCCCGCGGACGCGGGGAAGGTCCTGCTGGTTTCCCTCGGCTCGGCCTACACGCGCCAGGCCGCGTTCTACCGGGAATGCCTCGCCGCGTTCGGGAACCTGCCCGGCTGGCACGTGGTGCTGCAGATCGGCAAGTACGTCGACCCGGCCGAGCTCGGGGAGGTCCCGGCCAACGTCGAGGTCCGGTCCTGGGTGCCGCAGCCTGCGATCCTGGCGCAGGCCGACGCGTTCGTCACGCACGCCGGGATGGGCAGCAGCGCCGAAGGACTGCACGCGGGCGTGCCGATGATCGCGGTGCCGCAGGCTGCCGAGCAGTTCATGAACGCTGATCGCCTGGTCGAACTCGGCGTGGCGCGGCGGATCGACACCGCGGACGCGACGGCCGAATCGCTGCGGAGCACCCTGCTCGAACTCGTCGCCGACCCCGACGTCGCTCGCACGTCGGCGGGGCTGCGGGACGAGACCCGCGCCGAGGGCGGCTCGACGCGGGCGGCCGACCTCGTCGAAGAGCTGCTTCCCTAG
- a CDS encoding FadR/GntR family transcriptional regulator has translation MEFEPVSPVRAYERIVEQIEQAVLTGRLRPGERLPGERELMTQFGVSRSTIREALRVLQAGEVIRSRPGDPRGPEVLPASPASLQKSLDRLARAETLGLAELLQFRMILEGSAYRLAAELRTEEDLSELRAALAAMTESLDDYATFSRADVAFHDVVARAGRNTLIVVCGKVVRGVVLDLIAGKLANSTDRQALMAASVAHHKEVLRAVEDGDGPLAARLARRALFDYYAEYVGADERVVLEHLLD, from the coding sequence ATGGAGTTCGAGCCGGTCAGCCCGGTCCGCGCCTACGAGCGGATCGTGGAACAGATCGAGCAGGCCGTGCTCACCGGCCGGCTCCGGCCGGGCGAGCGGCTGCCCGGGGAACGCGAGCTGATGACCCAGTTCGGGGTCAGCCGTTCCACGATCCGCGAGGCGCTGCGGGTCCTGCAGGCCGGCGAGGTGATCCGCTCGCGCCCGGGCGATCCACGCGGGCCGGAAGTCCTGCCCGCGTCGCCGGCGAGCCTGCAGAAGTCGCTGGACCGGCTGGCGCGCGCGGAAACGCTGGGGCTGGCGGAGCTGTTGCAGTTCCGGATGATCCTGGAGGGCTCGGCGTACCGGCTGGCCGCGGAGCTGCGCACCGAGGAGGACCTGTCCGAGCTGCGCGCGGCGCTGGCGGCGATGACGGAGAGCCTGGACGACTACGCGACGTTCAGCCGCGCCGACGTCGCCTTCCACGACGTGGTCGCGCGGGCCGGGCGGAACACGCTGATCGTGGTGTGCGGCAAGGTCGTGCGCGGGGTGGTGCTGGACCTGATCGCGGGCAAGCTGGCGAACTCGACCGACCGGCAGGCGCTGATGGCGGCGTCGGTCGCGCACCACAAGGAAGTGCTGCGCGCGGTGGAGGACGGCGACGGCCCGCTGGCGGCCCGGCTGGCGCGGCGCGCCCTGTTCGACTACTACGCCGAGTACGTCGGCGCGGACGAGCGGGTTGTGCTGGAACACCTGCTGGACTGA
- a CDS encoding FKBP-type peptidyl-prolyl cis-trans isomerase: MALERPEVDKPTGPPPAELEVTDLTVGDGPQAAAGNVVSVHYVGVSHSTGAEFDASWNRGEPLRFPLGAGHVIPGWDQGVQGMKVGGRRRLVIPPHLAYGDRGAGNVIKPGETLVFVVDLVDVS, translated from the coding sequence ATGGCACTCGAACGCCCCGAGGTCGACAAGCCGACCGGGCCGCCCCCGGCCGAGCTGGAGGTCACCGACCTCACCGTCGGCGACGGCCCCCAAGCCGCAGCGGGCAACGTCGTGTCCGTGCACTACGTCGGCGTCTCGCACTCGACCGGCGCGGAGTTCGACGCGTCCTGGAACCGGGGCGAGCCGCTGCGCTTCCCGCTCGGCGCCGGGCACGTCATCCCGGGCTGGGACCAGGGCGTGCAGGGCATGAAGGTCGGCGGGCGCCGACGTCTGGTCATCCCGCCGCACCTGGCCTACGGCGACCGCGGCGCGGGCAACGTCATCAAGCCGGGCGAGACGCTCGTCTTCGTGGTGGACCTGGTCGACGTCAGCTGA
- a CDS encoding trans-sulfuration enzyme family protein, with product MSSVNLDDLTPRSRAVAAGRPDEPGEPLNTPLVPASTYLAGAGFRYAREDGTPTWAALEEAVGALEGGHATAFASGIATAAAVLDLLDVGAEVAVPVYSYAGTRGLLDHAADKGRLKVRRIEPSDREGWLAAAREADVVWVESPTNPTLDLIDIAELTGHRARVVVDNTFATPLGQQPLSLGADIVVHSATKLIGGHSDLLLGLTIAADEGVAAELRDARTRNGATPGALEAWLALRGLRTLPVRLAEQSRTAALLAERLGEHPAVTKVRYPGQGTMIAFDLADADAADRLCASLRLIRHATSLGGVESIVERRAMWPGDAHVPAGLVRFSVGLEDPEDLWRDLAQALT from the coding sequence ATGAGCAGCGTGAACCTCGACGACCTCACCCCGCGCAGCCGCGCGGTGGCCGCCGGACGGCCGGACGAACCCGGGGAGCCGCTGAACACCCCGCTGGTGCCGGCGAGCACCTACCTGGCTGGCGCGGGCTTCCGGTACGCGCGGGAGGACGGCACGCCGACCTGGGCCGCGCTCGAAGAAGCCGTGGGCGCGCTCGAAGGCGGGCACGCGACGGCGTTCGCCTCCGGCATCGCCACCGCGGCCGCGGTGCTGGACCTGCTGGACGTCGGCGCCGAGGTCGCAGTGCCGGTCTACAGCTACGCGGGCACCCGCGGGCTGCTCGACCACGCCGCGGACAAGGGGCGGCTGAAGGTGCGCCGCATCGAGCCGTCCGACCGGGAGGGCTGGCTGGCCGCCGCCCGTGAGGCCGACGTGGTGTGGGTCGAGTCGCCGACCAACCCGACCCTGGACCTGATCGACATCGCCGAGCTGACGGGCCACCGCGCGCGGGTCGTCGTGGACAACACGTTCGCCACGCCGCTCGGCCAGCAGCCGCTGTCGCTGGGCGCGGACATCGTCGTGCACAGCGCGACCAAGCTGATCGGCGGGCACAGCGACCTGCTGCTCGGGCTGACGATCGCGGCGGACGAGGGCGTGGCCGCGGAGCTGCGCGACGCCCGCACCCGCAACGGCGCAACGCCAGGCGCGCTGGAGGCGTGGCTCGCGTTGCGCGGGCTGCGGACGCTGCCGGTCCGGCTGGCCGAGCAGTCCCGCACCGCGGCGCTGCTGGCGGAGCGGCTCGGTGAGCACCCGGCGGTGACGAAGGTGCGTTACCCCGGCCAGGGCACGATGATCGCCTTCGACCTGGCCGACGCGGACGCCGCCGACCGCCTGTGCGCGTCGCTACGGCTGATCCGGCACGCCACCAGCCTCGGCGGGGTGGAGAGCATCGTCGAGCGCCGCGCGATGTGGCCTGGCGACGCACACGTGCCTGCCGGTTTGGTGCGGTTCAGCGTCGGCCTGGAGGACCCGGAGGACCTCTGGCGGGACCTGGCTCAGGCGCTGACCTGA
- a CDS encoding LysR substrate-binding domain-containing protein, which yields MDLEPPDGYDLVVSGELDLLITHRYPGRQLPPSRGLTRVPLLADRLRLVLPARHPAARKPEVKLVDLADDDWISADRPCLDLLAAKDGVEPRIAYETRDYAAILALVRAGLGAALVPASVVRGADGIVVRDLAGSALDREVYAVHRPRPAAHVEAVAGLLARVASRLS from the coding sequence GTGGACCTGGAGCCGCCGGACGGCTACGACCTGGTCGTCTCGGGCGAGCTCGACCTGTTGATCACCCACCGCTACCCGGGGCGGCAGCTGCCGCCGTCACGCGGGCTGACGCGGGTGCCCCTGCTCGCCGACCGGCTGCGGCTGGTGCTGCCCGCCCGCCACCCGGCGGCACGCAAGCCCGAGGTGAAGCTGGTCGACCTCGCCGACGACGACTGGATCTCGGCCGACCGCCCGTGCCTGGACCTGCTGGCCGCCAAGGACGGGGTGGAGCCGCGGATCGCCTACGAGACCCGGGACTACGCGGCGATCCTGGCGCTGGTCCGGGCCGGGCTGGGCGCGGCGCTGGTGCCGGCGAGCGTGGTGCGTGGCGCCGACGGGATCGTGGTGCGCGACCTGGCCGGGAGCGCGCTGGACCGCGAGGTGTACGCGGTGCACCGGCCCCGGCCGGCCGCACACGTCGAGGCCGTGGCCGGCCTGCTGGCGCGGGTGGCGTCCCGGCTCAGCTGA
- a CDS encoding FHA domain-containing protein FhaB/FipA: protein MPELVVQLTRVGFLVLLWLFVLAALRVVRSDLYAASGLKVAMPGLRRAKEQKKPRGNAKTPRQLLVTHGALAGTRITLDGRPITLGRADDSTLVLDDDYASTRHARLSLRGTDWYVEDLGSTNGTYLDRAKVTAPLRVPLGVPIRIGKTVIELRP from the coding sequence GTGCCGGAGCTGGTCGTTCAACTCACCAGAGTAGGCTTTCTCGTGCTGCTCTGGCTGTTCGTGCTGGCTGCCCTTCGGGTGGTGCGCTCGGACCTGTACGCGGCGTCGGGCCTGAAGGTCGCGATGCCCGGGTTGCGCCGCGCCAAGGAGCAGAAGAAGCCGCGGGGCAACGCCAAGACGCCCCGCCAGCTGCTCGTCACCCACGGGGCGCTGGCCGGCACCCGGATCACCCTCGACGGCAGGCCGATCACGCTCGGCCGGGCCGACGACTCCACCCTGGTGCTGGACGACGACTACGCCTCGACCCGGCACGCCCGGCTGTCGCTGCGCGGTACGGACTGGTACGTGGAAGATCTGGGATCGACCAACGGGACTTACCTGGACCGGGCTAAGGTCACTGCACCCCTCCGAGTTCCACTCGGTGTCCCCATCCGGATCGGCAAGACGGTGATCGAGCTTCGCCCATGA
- a CDS encoding class I SAM-dependent methyltransferase: MAYEHPLAYALGLEGRALLRSFRGEHDRAFVAERLAEIRRLLAESPDGVEVAHVDQVEGDGLWAPTYDAPNPAFDFDEPFVREVACRLSPGVALDAACGTGRVAEVLAECGHRVVGVDSSPGMLELAGKRLPDGESHVGSLTALPSGPVDLVTCSLALTHVPDLGPVFAEFARVLRPGGRVVVADVHPEQVARGHVPAVRRADGAPGRVRSHCHRTGDYLRAAFAARLEPARCEEPVAQAREIPAAEPGPWETWPWSLAGLAPAACAAAGAGVPSMILWEFRN, from the coding sequence ATGGCGTACGAACACCCGCTGGCCTACGCACTCGGACTGGAAGGCCGGGCGCTGCTGCGTTCCTTCCGCGGCGAGCACGACCGCGCGTTCGTCGCGGAGCGCCTCGCCGAGATCCGGCGGCTGCTCGCGGAGTCCCCGGACGGGGTGGAGGTCGCGCACGTCGACCAGGTCGAGGGTGACGGCCTGTGGGCGCCGACCTACGACGCCCCGAACCCGGCGTTCGACTTCGACGAGCCGTTCGTGCGCGAGGTCGCCTGCCGGCTGTCCCCGGGCGTGGCGCTGGACGCTGCGTGCGGAACGGGCCGGGTGGCCGAGGTGCTCGCGGAGTGCGGCCACCGGGTGGTGGGCGTCGACTCGTCGCCCGGGATGCTCGAACTGGCCGGGAAACGCTTGCCGGACGGGGAGTCCCACGTCGGAAGCCTCACCGCGCTGCCGTCCGGGCCGGTCGATCTGGTGACCTGCTCGCTCGCGTTGACGCACGTGCCGGACCTGGGCCCGGTATTCGCGGAGTTCGCGCGCGTGCTGCGCCCTGGCGGGCGCGTGGTGGTCGCCGACGTGCACCCGGAACAGGTGGCGCGCGGGCACGTCCCGGCGGTGCGCCGCGCGGACGGCGCGCCCGGCCGGGTGCGCTCGCACTGCCACCGCACCGGCGACTACCTGCGGGCCGCGTTCGCCGCCCGGCTCGAACCGGCGCGGTGCGAGGAACCGGTGGCGCAGGCGCGGGAGATCCCGGCGGCCGAGCCGGGCCCGTGGGAGACGTGGCCGTGGTCGCTGGCCGGACTGGCGCCGGCGGCCTGCGCGGCCGCCGGCGCCGGTGTCCCGTCGATGATCCTCTGGGAGTTCCGGAACTAG